In Eleutherodactylus coqui strain aEleCoq1 chromosome 4, aEleCoq1.hap1, whole genome shotgun sequence, the following are encoded in one genomic region:
- the GHITM gene encoding growth hormone-inducible transmembrane protein, with protein MFAVRLTCLKSVPTLVRPPSWRSATLKTNQWLSQPKQGYATNARFRTRGTREAVKEAAFKPSVGTAARFDATGRMIVAGSAVVGLGALCYYGLGMSNEVGAIEKSVVWPQYVKDRIRSTYLYFAGSIGLTALSAVAVSRSPALMSLMMRGSWLAIGATFAAMIGAGMLVRSISYEQSPGAKHLAWILHSGVMGAVVAPLTFLGGPLLIRAAWYTAGIVGGLSTVAVCAPSEKFLNMGAPLGIGLGLVLVSSIGSAFLPATSALGAGLYSVAVYGGLVLFGMFLLYDTQKVIKRAETTPMYGMVKYDPINSCMGIYTDTLNIFIRVAMMLAGGGGGRRK; from the exons ATGTTTGCTGTACGGCTCACATGCCTTAAGAGCGTTCCCACGCTCGTCCGCCCGCCATCGTGGAGGAGCGCTACTCTGAAAACCAATCAGTGGCTCTCGCAGCCCAAGCAG GGTTATGCCACTAACGCCAGATTTCGGACTCGCGGTACCCGTGAAGCGGTCAAGGAAGCGGCCTTTAAACCATCAGTGGGAACAGCAGCTCGTT ttGATGCAACGGGCCGAATGATCGTCGCGGGAAGTGCTGTAGTTGGTCTGGGAGCGCTGTGTTATTATGGATTGGGGATGTCTAATGAAGTTGGTGCCATTGAGAAGTCCGT TGTTTGGCCTCAGTATGTGAAAGACAGAATAAGATCCACCTACCTGTACTTCGCTGGCAGCATCGGACTTACGGCCCTGTCAGCAGTTGCCGTCAGCAGGTCTCCTGCTCTGATGAGCCTTATGATGAGAGGCTCCTGGCTG GCCATTGGCGCAACATTTGCAGCTATGATAGGCGCAGGCATGCTGGTTAGATCAATCTCATATGAACAAAGTCCTGGAGCGAAGCATCTGGCTTGGATTTTGCATTCAG GTGTGATGGGAGCAGTGGTCGCTCCATTAACCTTCCTTGGTGGTCCTCTGCTCATCAGAGCTGCATGGTACACCGCGGGTATTGTAGGGGGCCTCTCAACTGTAGCTGTGTGTGCGCCAAGTGAAAAGTTCCTAAACATGGGAGCTCCGCTCGGGATCGGTTTAGGCTTGGTTCTGGTTTCCTCTATTG GCTCCGCGTTCCTTCCTGCCACATCTGCACTTGGCGCTGGGCTTTATTCAGTTGCTGTATATGGTGGTTTAGTTCTTTTTGGCATGTTCCTCTTGTATGACACACAAAAAGTTATAAAACGTGCTGAGACCACCCCCATGTATGGGATGGTGAAGTATGACCCTATTAATTC GTGCATGGGAATTTACACCGACACTCTGAACATCTTTATTCGCGTGGCCATGATGCTGGCTGGTGGAGGCGGAGGCCGGAGGAAGTAA